catgatttgaatggtttgaatgggtatatgaactttaattagttatatggttatgattaaaggctttgaaagtagctaaatgcaagagtttgtgaattagagttttggacattagggtttagagacaaaaaaagtgagaaacttgtaaatggtgtctttgacctaatgtgaagtgagaaatggtcatttgtgacctaattaagtgtgttagaattgtttgaattaaagccaaattcggagggagtgtggtcatgctgctggcagcatgaccaagtcaactttgaaggaccaaaaatgaaattttacaagttcaattggtatgggaccaattgggaatgaaaatagacactaaatgacacaatttttatttaggaagcatgcccaaaaagtgaccaaaacctggtgaacaaattgaccaaacttgaaaaatcacagtctgtctctgtacaaactgaccaaatgaacagtatttgttcatttggctataactcgagctaggcaggtcaaaatgacctgaaattttaccagtaattagataagatatagatctaaaacttttatgaagaacaccaacccaaattatgccattaacccaatcaaaatactgagcaaagttggtgacctgaatctgcagaactgcagattgccatatgaacagtaaagtttcaatggctataactctctctagaaaactccgatttaggcgattcttaaaccgatggaaacctaagacatagtagaacatttcatatgaagaaaattagaccaaattatggacctaacttgatcaaattgctgaacgaaattggaatcaataatctgcctgaataaaattctgcagcatgaacagtaaacataatttgcttataacttgagctacaaaactccaattggggtgatccaaaaatgagaataaacttaagacaataaggaacattttttatgaaggaagtttttccaaattccaacagtaaactgaccaatgaaacagtacaattagggacaccaaaattgaaaatttggcaattttgcctaaaaggcctaagttttgagaaaatgaccaaaaccaacaagtttagtgaccaaaatgtggtatgtgggtgaagttggaattcccatacctattaagccttagaaagtcaacaaattgacttgaatagtatagtgaatagtaactcgaagcaCAAAagttcaagaacgtcgagtttagcacgttagagctaggtaaaaatgaggctaaatttattttggatttatattaagttctagtactgaaacattgtaaaattgtgtgtttcagttgaaaagaacatcgggaaggaacccgaggaaccgagtcgaggctaaggggcgactcacttgaggtttatgcacaacgtatactttttgtaatcatcttttgaatactgttttgaataatgtgaaatattggattatggcattcttatgatattttgatttaaattgttgaaagttattatgtatattgaaatgacaatgtttagcaaattgttaagataagttttgaaaccacagtgtcatgaccatatatttgaacacctcactagcacgactagtaggggtaattagtttcgaattttaattccttctctggagaagtgttgaggtgtgccagtagaagaggatgtgaatggatatccatatatttgagctagctagccttgtgatgtgatttctctttagcctttggctattgagattctatttgtttcgaatggcatgatctaactgtgggttttatgaaatgtgttttgatacttcgaaatgaacttggtttgcattaaaatttcataattcatgttttgtgtttaatgctcatgtttagtcaaatttttgaataaatgtgatttatattctgcataaatattattttagtatgttgtgcaccactgagtcctagtactcgacgatagcttctattgctgtcgcagatacagagactagaggagcagcagattgagctgctgagttgtgaggagctatcagcttaaagtcttcgggtataatttataccctaactgtaaacaattcttttgatgtatatattgcacataaatgtatagacatgtaaaaatgggtcttgagcagtttgtataaaatttgtataaagttgtaatatatatagtagtttgaaattctcttaatgtaaattttgcaatgatgtatctaaattgttttgtctctaatgaaatatgaatggaactattttatttaaattgaatgaaatggattgttaatattttgatgatcattggatagtggatttgaaatttgaaagttgataaatgtgttgagaaattgattgagattaagtatgaaattgaagcagttgttgagaaaaatttttagaagtgctttttacaggtatttgaataactgttttctcaaaaatctgagaggaactctgtcaaaatttttataaaatttgcgtaaaaataaaatgggccaaaaatattaactagttttaattttaactaaatgttttaagtacttattagaaaatgctcaccacttaccaaaagtaagaaatttattttaaaatcccttgtagggtgcttaatgagttatcggtaggtgaagttcggtagttcattaagtattctacgggatcatgttatgccttacagaggggtaaggtgtgacactcgacccaattctgagacttttttggtagcctgTCTGCCTGGCTCGAAATTTACAGACCTGGCCACTGTTGAATTttcacgaattgaaggtacctacacaaaACCCACAACACAGGGGGTTAGTaaataatttttacagaattttctaagctcatttagtacttaaaaaaatactacgaagtttcacaGGACTTACCTAGAAACGGtgccgaaaaattttgaaattagtattgccacgaagctctcgacgagtggagcactccggtactctcggttttctcgtggagttcacggtttgtgagaaatttagcccaaaaatcgaaatgggctaaaacttcccagacaaaaattgggtaaaccgctcaatggattttggtgttcttgatgtctatggaaagctcttgatGTGTAGATGGGCTACTGGTCCGATCCGATTCGATTCGTCGGGTTCAATTGAAGAtacccgaaattgaatttttactttgccttgggGCCGAAAACAAGGCCCAAAAAATTcggaaaaattctagaaaactcggaaaaattcgtagagtccaaatatatttttagttttgccacgtggtctttaaattaatttttaaaaatcatcaaagtttcatattttcggaaaatagaacctaatttctaaaatccgaaaaattttaaataatttctcaaagtttaaataaaacaaaatataaataattacccataaaataataaatttaaaaattatgggtgttacatttttcttctatatttattatgttaatatgattgataaataaaaaaatatttatattaaaactatatttaattttattttataagatataaaatattatacttaaattttataaacaaagttgtaatttattaataattattaaaatcataacaaaattttaacaattcactatatatatatatatatatatatataatttattttaaaatcaactAATACTAATAATATAacaattattatttaaaagataataaaaatattaattaaaaaaataaattaattaatctatttgTAAAAGCTTGACATTATTCTTCCATCAATAGAATTAGTACATGAAAATAATGTAGATGCACATTATTTTAAAAAGAGTaagaaatattattaaaatagatGAATAATTTATTGgtattatattttcattataattagataaaagtttaatattttattaatataatgttagtgtaagaattaaaatttattttctcataaaataaagttaacttaaatttaagaataatgaaattttgtttaattataaaatagaaACTTCATTAttgataataaatttttctttacggaaattattaaaattaataaattagaacATTTTATTGTTTTCAAGTCAATGAATTTTATACATTAAACTAATTTTTTAAGAAATGACGTAAAATTTTACTACTTCTAAACTTCAActaataaaaattatttctaataagtcttaataatttttcaaaaattatttttaaactgttatttttcaaaaattatttttaaatatattaattaaaatttttaaaattaagtttaatatatataattacaaaaattttaaaataaatatattttttattttttttttcctcccaCCATCAACCGATACAGGGCGAAGAGTCCTTGCCATTAATCAACCCATGAAGTTTTTTGACAGAGAAGGTCACGACACGACAGAGATAACATCTCTCAGACTCCGTCCTCTGATGCATCCTCCTCCACCAACGTTAATTATTTGTTAATAGTTATTTAATTATACAAACTCGCTTCAAatctattatattttttatttatttatatattgctACATCAAGATTTATTAATCCCCAAAGCATGATATTTTTATCACATTTTAGTAAAATTGACATATTTAACTCAATGAAGCAGACGACCTCCGTCAGCACCGTTAAACATAGCCTGATTGTAGGCCTTTAATGTTGCATTTATCTAATTTTAATTCGATTTCTCACACCCACACGTTAAGCCTAAAGCCTGTTAGAAGTGTCTCAAGTGCAAGGGCGGAAGTAGGCATGATTTCTGCTGCCAATCAATACGTGTGACTACAGTGAGGCCAGGCCATTAAGAAAattgcaatgcatatagataactGCAACTTCATATGACAAAGTAGAAAGGCAACTTGGATGACAAATGATCCAATTCTACCTAGTCTCAGGCCAGTTTTATTATtaacagagtactaaaacaagTAGAACAAATAGTATATTTAAAAATCCACGGCAAATAATGCATCAACTGAATCAGTACTCCACTTCATTCATAGATAACATATAAACCAGTTTTCAGTGCTCACCTTATGAACTATAGATGCAAGTTGATCTTTTCAGACCATTTGAAAATATCGAAGTGAATTTGGTCTCCTCCCAAGTCCTCTCCCGTAGCTCCTGCTGCAACCCTTATAATGTCCTCTATTAGTGCAAAGTTCCCCAGTATATCAACATGAGCACCACTTGGGGTGCCTCGGCCTTCTAGAAGATTAGCTGGAGGGGCATAATTATATTCCCTTATGTAAGTATGAATGCCTGAAGGATTGAATCGTGTTTTGCCTCGCCAACCCTTTGCACACATAAAACCAGCACTCAAAACAGGAACTGTCCCGTCTCCATCAACGGAAAAAACTCCATCTTTCAGACAAGAGTTCTCAATTCCACCAGTTGCCGAGGTATCTATCTGAAACGGAAGTGAGCATTCAGTAGTAGAAGCTAGCTTGTAAACATATGCTCTTTCAGTGGGCATTCCAACTCCATACATAGAATATATCTCCATCTCAGGAGTATTCGGTAATCtgcagaaacaaaaaaaaaaattaagcagTCCCCCCAATGAAAGTTTGATCAAGTACAGGAACATCATAAAGAACAAGCTTATGATTTGACCAGTAACCGTCTTAAAGCAAAAATGAGTTAAAATTATTCATTACTACAAAGCTTAAGATAACAGTTGCAAGAGAAGCTGgagaaaaaaaataacaaaatgatTATCAGCCCAAGTGGAACATATTTGGTATATAATTAAGTAATTTACAAATATGGGATTTACACAATTCCAATTTGTATGTTTTGATTGTGATAATCTAGCTGTTCCCAGAGGAGTCATGCAAATAAGCAAACTAAAAGCATTTTGCCAATCGTAGAATATAACATGAATTTGCTTTACAAACTTATGcgcagaaaaattaaattaagttcATTTGTTATCAATTAAAAACTCTCACTAACAAAATATGGAAATTCTCACCTTGTTTCTAAGGGGGTCGACCAATATTTACAGTGTTTGTATTTAGGATCATCCAAATCATCTGCAATCCCATGTGAAAAATGAGCACCTTCACGTTTCATAAGCTTGGGAGCAACAAAATAATGCAGATCCAAAACTGATCCATCTGTGGATACTTTGTAGTCCACAACAGCTTTAATATGCCCGACACCCATTTCTTGGTACTCTGTCCAGGTGTCACAGTTGTTTGCAGGGTTATTAAAATTAACAGCATCCTGCAGATCAATGACATTAAAAAACATAAAACATCCAACATCTCAGAAAACATGCGGCATAAGCAACTGATATATCTCAAGATGCAAATGAGCTAAATTTTATCTATTATCATGAAAATAAAGCAGAGCATTCAAAGGGGAAAAAAAACTTTGACATGAACTGATTAATAGAATAAGAACATCAGAGAATGCAATACATCAATAGATGAACAGTTGACTTCTCAAGTAATTGATTGTAAATTCTATTCTAGCATACTAAAAATGATTGATTATACATGCTTACATTTAATGCATGAGATTAGAAGCATAACACTTCCaccaaaaatattttcaaaatgtAGCCCTCAATGTCTAGAGGATATCAAAAGGCAGAACCATTGTGATCATCACCAAAGGACCAAATGATATCATTGGGAATTGaggaaaagagataaatgaatatGCACTAGACGAACCAATAACCTTAAATTCATCAACTGTAAATCCATGTGTATGTGTGCGTGTGTTATACATTTTCATGTCCTTAACTGAACAGGAAGTATTACCCTGAAATCAATCCTCTCAATTTTGGAGGAATGAAGCTCAGCAACACCTTTCCCAGACGATATAATTCTCCCATAGTTCACACCATCCGTGAAACTTGATGCCTCTTTCCCATTTGGAATTGCAGTGTGTGTACTATTGTCTTTTGGCTTCTTTGCACCACAATTGTCGATTCCTTCGGGTGACCAATCAAGGCCACCCCAGATTGTATCCCCACCTTTTGGTATCATAGACATGGTTGAATCCCATGTACGAGTCATCCGCATTAAATGTTGCAGAGTTTGAAGACCAAAAACATCCTTATCCAAAAAACCCGGAGCGTAAGCCCTGTGGAATGATTAGCATTTCATCAAGACCAAAAAATTAAGCAGCACAAATTAGTCAGAAGATGAATAGGAAAGATGAAATTATGGCAACATaaaattaaattgttattaatgttttgattttagtaattaaaagaaaaacctgGCTGCAGCAATATCCCTGGCTTCATTAGAGAAAAATCCTGAGACTGCTTTTGGCACGCCTAAACAGGGGCCACTAATATTCATCACTGCCTTTATATGCTTAGCACACCAATCTGTTCCACCCCCACCGCACATTGGAGCAGGTGCCTCAACCCATTTCATGAAATGCAGAAAGTACAGAACACCCATTGAATGTGGAATAACAACCACCTTTCTCCAACCATTTGTAGCCACCATGAGTTCTATATTACTTTTTATCCGGCTCAGAGTTTGGTCCCTTACCTGATCAACTCAATTAGAAAGAAATTAGAAAACCAATTAAGAAAGCAATACATACCTAAGGAGAAGAAATATATAAGACCATAAAAAGTGCTGACAGACAGTACACAAAACTAAGACTTGGAAACTCTAGAAGAAACCATATGACTTAAAAAGGCAAATATATGGCTTAAAAAAACAAAGAAATTGGGCATATCTCCAGCCATGAAACTGTCCACCACCAAGACACCTTTCTCACTCTCTATTGTTCTTGTTGTTCCATCTTTTCTATGACTGAGCCCACAAGAATACCAACAAAGGTTAATAGTTCCAAATAGAATAAAAACACTTACCACCACCCCCGCCGCCGCCATTTCttctccaacttctttttctttcattttttcatTTTAACGTCCTTTTCTATTAACCTCGTGTTTGCTAttgtttggatgatgatttaTTATAGTATCATATTATATGATGTAGAATTACAGGTTTTCAAAGTACAAGAAGCAAGtgaaaaagaataaaaagaaaagGAATCAGAAAGAAACCGATAAGTGAGAGAGATAGCAGGTTCAGCAAAAGATTAAGGCGAAGGAAGGTGACTGGATGATGGACGATAAATGGGTAAAAGGAAAAAGAGagacagaaaaagagagagagaggaaataaCCTTTGGGATCTGGTAAGTCAAGTAGAAGCAAGGAATTTAGGTGCAGGGAAGAAATTGGGCATGTCTCCAACCATGAAACTGTCCACCACCAagacccctctctctctctcaattgtTCTGTTGTTCGGTGCTTTTCTTTGACAGCCCACAAGAACACCCACAAAGGCTAACAGCTCCAAATAGAATAAAAACACTTACCACCaccaccaacaccaccaccaccaccaccacagccATTTCTTCTCCAACCCCTTTTTGTTTTACACTTTTTTATTTTAACGTCAAAATAACCTTTGGGATCTGGTAAGTCAAGTAGAAGCAAGGAATTTAGGTGTGGGGAAGAAATTGGGCACGTCTCCTCCCATGCAACTCTCTATCACCGCCGCCGCCATTTCTCCTCTAACttttttgttttattaattttttcagTTTAACCTATTCGCCCCACATTAACCTCATATTTGCGACTGTTTGGATGATGATTTATTATAGTATCGTATTATATGATGTAGTTATACCCTTATTTATTTTTCAGTTGTAGAATAATGAAttacaatatttaaattattaaattgatggtttgaggtaattttaatttttatatttttattttatataataattatttatatatttaaaataataataaaaatattttaataattttcatatttattttacatcaataaattataataaagaaatttttatcgatatagaatttattataaactcaaaatataaatatatagattaatattttaaatagataaattttatcGTATAtattatatcttaaatttataataaattaaatttaaataaaaaaaatcaatcacttttttaaataaaattttattaattgacTTAATTAATTGAGAGTAATTACCAACCCTCACTCTTTGAAAAGTAACTTATTCATTAAACTAAATAATTTT
This is a stretch of genomic DNA from Hevea brasiliensis isolate MT/VB/25A 57/8 unplaced genomic scaffold, ASM3005281v1 Scaf317, whole genome shotgun sequence. It encodes these proteins:
- the LOC110635974 gene encoding phospholipid:diacylglycerol acyltransferase 1-like, translating into MAAAVIESCMGGDPLWVFLWAVKEKHRTTEQLREREGSWWWTVSWLETCPISSLHLNSLLLLDLPDPKVDQVRDQTLSRIKSNIELMVATNGWRKVVVIPHSMGVLYFLHFMKWVEAPAPMCGGGGTDWCAKHIKAVMNISGPCLGVPKAVSGFFSNEARDIAAARAYAPGFLDKDVFGLQTLQHLMRMTRTWDSTMSMIPKGGDTIWGGLDWSPEGIDNCGAKKPKDNSTHTAIPNGKEASSFTDGVNYGRIISSGKGVAELHSSKIERIDFRDAVNFNNPANNCDTWTEYQEMGVGHIKAVVDYKVSTDGSVLDLHYFVAPKLMKREGAHFSHGIADDLDDPKYKHCKYWSTPLETRLPNTPEMEIYSMYGVGMPTERAYVYKLASTTECSLPFQIDTSATGGIENSCLKDGVFSVDGDGTVPVLSAGFMCAKGWRGKTRFNPSGIHTYIREYNYAPPANLLEGRGTPSGAHVDILGNFALIEDIIRVAAGATGEDLGGDQIHFDIFKWSEKINLHL